The genomic DNA GATCGTTTCCTGCGTGACGTCGTCGCTGTGCTGGGTGCTGATCACGACCGTGTCCACCAGGGTCTGCGTGGCCTCGTGGGGTTCGCCGTCGCGGACGACCGTGACCTGCGCCTTGGCGTCGGGGCGCAGGTACGGCAGGGTGCCGTCCTTGCGCAGTTCGGCGAGGCGGCGCGTGAGTTTGTGCGCGAGGCTGATGGGCAGCGGCATCAGTTCCGGGGTCTCGTCGGTGGCGTAGCCGAACATCAGGCCCTGGTCGCCCGCGCCGACCATGGAGTGCGCGTTGGCCGGGTCGGCGCGCTGCTCGGGGGTCATGGCGCGCCACTCCTCGCTGGTGTCCACGCCGGTGGCGATCTCGGGGCTCTGCTCGTGAATGCTGACCAGCACGGCGCTGTACTCGGCGTCGAAGCCGTAGTTGGCGCGGGTGTAGCCGACCTGCTTGACGGCCTCGCGGACGGTCTTCTGCACGTCCACGTGCGCGGTCTCGGCGCGCACCTCGCCGGCCACGACGGCCATGCCGGTGGTCAGGAGGGTCTCGACAGCCACGCGACTGGTGGGTTCCTGGCGCAGGAACTCGTCGAGGATGCTGTCCGAGATGAAGTCGGCGAGCTTGTCAGGGTGCCCTTCGGACACCGATTCCGAGGTGTAGTACTTCCGCATACTGACTCCTTGCGTGCGGGGGGGCGTCTCACAGAACCGCCTGGAGAGGGATGTCGCTGCGGTCCCCGCACGGCGCGGCCCGGCCCGGATCAGCTGAAGCCGGACGGGAGGGCCGTGTCGCTCCGCAGCGTACCGCACCGCGCGGAGGGTGAAAAGGACGAAAAGCCAGGGTTTCCCCCGTTCCGGGCCGGGCCGCGCGGGCCCTGACACGGGGCTGACCGGAGGGCTCAGAATGAGGGCAATGAGCCACGTCGTTGTCATCGAGGATGAGGGGACGGTGCGGGACGTCCTGCGCTTTCACCTGGAGCGGGCGGGGCTGCGGGTCACGGCCCTGGCGTCGACGGCCGGCGCCCTGGACGCCCTGGGCGGCGCGGACGCGCTGGTGCTGGACTGGATGCTGCCCGGCGAGAGCGGCCTGGGGTTCCTGCGCCGCCTGCGGGCCGACGCGGAACTGCGCCGCCTGCCGGTGCTGATGCTGACCGCCCGCGCCGCCGAGGCCGAGCGGGTCGAGGGGCTGGAATCCGGCGCGGACGACTACCTGACCAAGCCGTTTTCAGCGGCGGAACTGGTCGCGCGGGTGCGGGCGCTGCTGCGGCGCACGCAGCCGGAGGTGCCGCCCA from Deinococcus depolymerans includes the following:
- the metK gene encoding methionine adenosyltransferase — encoded protein: MRKYYTSESVSEGHPDKLADFISDSILDEFLRQEPTSRVAVETLLTTGMAVVAGEVRAETAHVDVQKTVREAVKQVGYTRANYGFDAEYSAVLVSIHEQSPEIATGVDTSEEWRAMTPEQRADPANAHSMVGAGDQGLMFGYATDETPELMPLPISLAHKLTRRLAELRKDGTLPYLRPDAKAQVTVVRDGEPHEATQTLVDTVVISTQHSDDVTQETIRADMLEHVIRAVIPAEYLTDDTKYFINPSGRFVIGGPHGDTGLTGRKIIVDTYGGAVPHGGGAFSGKDPTKVDRSAAYYARFIAKNVVAAGLARRALVEIAYAIGRAGPVSLRVDTYGTGTVSDEQLAALIAAHFDARPQAIIAELDLQRPIYAQTAAYGHFGRPEFPWEQTPKAEALRAAAGQ
- a CDS encoding response regulator transcription factor; translation: MSHVVVIEDEGTVRDVLRFHLERAGLRVTALASTAGALDALGGADALVLDWMLPGESGLGFLRRLRADAELRRLPVLMLTARAAEAERVEGLESGADDYLTKPFSAAELVARVRALLRRTQPEVPPTMTNGPLTVDVGAAEARVGGARLNLTRREFDLLAFLTQHVGRVYSRTELLDRVWGADFLGGERTVDQHVTQLRAHLGDDPSRPGFLETVRGKGYRMRPWTDAP